The Blattabacterium cuenoti genome includes a region encoding these proteins:
- the gyrB gene encoding DNA topoisomerase (ATP-hydrolyzing) subunit B → MSKHNTIKNYTADSIQSLEGIEHIRLRPSMYIGDIGTRGLHHLVYEVIDNSVDEALAGFCNKIWVTIHKNGFITVLDNGRGIPIDIHKKEGKSALEVVMTKIGAGGKFDKNSYKVSGGLHGVGISCVNALSKKLIVTIYRNGKIYQQEYLKGKALYPVKCLGKANMQGTKIHYLADHSIFNSITYNYEILANRLKELSFLNKGLSLFLKDERENIKEYFFSKNGLKEYLPILDKNQESLTKNVIFIEGEKDNTIVEVAMQYNTSFKEKIYSYVNNINTYEGGTHLSGFRRALTRTLKKYSDGYGILSNKDKVELTGDDFREGITAIISVRVMEPQFEGQTKTKLSNHEVGGIVDKIVGEMLNSYLEEHPSDRKKIIDKVILAAKARQAAKKARELIQKKNPINNSILPGKLADCSFNNPESCEIYLVEGDSAGGTAKQGRDRNFQAILPLRGKILNVEKAMQYKIFENEEIKNIFTSLGVSIGTEEDQEILNVKKLRYNKIIIMTDADIDGSHISTLILTLFFRYMKPLIEKGHIYIATPPLYLIRKGNHHQYAWSDQERENILNQLGGRKTVNIQRYKGLGEMNAEQLWETTMNPKKRTLRKVNIENHSEADKIFSILMGDEVPPRRNFIEKNAIHAKIDV, encoded by the coding sequence ATGAGTAAACATAATACTATAAAAAATTATACAGCAGATAGTATTCAATCTCTTGAAGGAATAGAACATATCAGACTAAGACCTTCTATGTATATTGGAGACATAGGAACTAGAGGGCTTCATCATTTAGTCTACGAAGTGATAGATAATTCAGTCGATGAAGCTTTAGCAGGTTTTTGCAATAAAATATGGGTGACAATTCACAAAAATGGATTTATTACCGTACTTGACAATGGTCGTGGAATTCCAATAGACATTCATAAAAAAGAAGGAAAATCTGCTCTTGAAGTAGTTATGACTAAAATTGGTGCAGGTGGTAAATTTGATAAAAATTCTTATAAAGTTTCTGGAGGATTACACGGGGTAGGAATTTCCTGTGTCAATGCTCTATCTAAAAAACTTATAGTCACAATTTATCGGAACGGAAAAATTTATCAACAAGAGTATTTAAAAGGAAAAGCCCTTTATCCTGTAAAATGTTTAGGAAAAGCCAATATGCAAGGAACAAAAATTCATTATCTTGCTGATCATTCTATTTTTAATTCCATTACATATAATTATGAAATTTTAGCCAATCGATTGAAAGAATTATCTTTTTTAAATAAAGGACTGTCCTTATTTTTAAAAGATGAAAGAGAGAACATCAAAGAATATTTTTTTTCTAAAAATGGATTAAAAGAATATCTTCCTATTTTAGATAAAAATCAAGAATCTTTAACAAAAAATGTCATTTTTATTGAAGGAGAAAAAGATAATACAATTGTAGAAGTTGCAATGCAGTACAATACTTCTTTTAAAGAAAAAATTTATTCTTATGTTAACAATATCAATACTTATGAAGGAGGAACTCATCTTTCTGGATTTCGAAGAGCACTAACAAGAACGTTAAAAAAATATTCTGATGGATATGGAATTTTATCCAATAAAGATAAAGTCGAGTTAACTGGAGATGATTTTAGGGAAGGAATTACAGCTATTATATCTGTTAGGGTAATGGAACCTCAGTTTGAAGGACAAACTAAGACCAAATTAAGTAATCACGAAGTGGGAGGAATTGTAGATAAAATTGTAGGGGAAATGTTGAACAGTTATTTAGAAGAACATCCTAGTGATAGAAAAAAGATTATTGATAAAGTCATTCTAGCAGCTAAAGCACGTCAAGCCGCTAAAAAAGCTCGTGAATTAATACAAAAAAAGAATCCCATCAATAATAGTATTTTACCTGGAAAATTAGCAGATTGTTCTTTCAATAATCCAGAAAGCTGTGAAATCTATTTGGTTGAAGGAGATTCTGCTGGAGGAACAGCTAAACAAGGTAGAGACAGAAATTTTCAAGCTATTTTACCTTTGCGAGGTAAAATCTTAAATGTTGAAAAAGCTATGCAGTATAAAATATTTGAAAATGAGGAAATAAAAAATATATTTACTTCTTTAGGAGTCTCTATTGGAACAGAAGAAGATCAAGAAATTTTAAATGTAAAAAAACTGAGATACAATAAAATTATTATTATGACAGATGCGGATATAGATGGAAGTCATATTTCTACTTTGATTTTAACATTGTTCTTTCGTTATATGAAACCATTAATAGAAAAAGGACATATTTATATTGCAACACCTCCACTTTATTTAATCAGAAAAGGAAATCATCATCAATATGCTTGGAGTGATCAAGAAAGAGAAAATATACTCAATCAATTAGGAGGAAGAAAAACTGTTAATATACAACGTTACAAAGGATTAGGAGAGATGAATGCGGAACAGCTTTGGGAAACGACTATGAACCCCAAAAAGAGAACTCTACGCAAAGTAAATATAGAAAATCATTCGGAAGCAGACAAAATATTTTCCATTCTTATGGGAGATGAAGTTCCGCCACGTAGAAATTTCATAGAAAAAAATGCAATACATGCAAAAATTGATGTATAG
- a CDS encoding undecaprenyl-diphosphate phosphatase, giving the protein MNYIQSILLGIIEGITEFLPISSTGHMILAASIMGILEYKITNLFLVSVQIGAILSVVFLYRKKFFFQKWDFYLKIFLASFPVGIFGFFYSKKTNFLLGDPLIVALSLFIGGLVILKSENFYEKNYPNKKNRITYFKALTIGLFQCIALIPGVSRSATTIVACMLQNVNRKKAIEFSFFLSVPVIGIATCKKLFDYYFQLNSFTFKEIELLFLGNIVAFITGMIVIKCFMKYLKKNNFRLFGYYRIILGIFFLVIHYLIKPIGKF; this is encoded by the coding sequence ATGAATTATATTCAATCAATCCTGTTAGGGATTATTGAAGGAATTACAGAGTTTTTACCTATTTCTTCTACAGGACATATGATCCTTGCAGCTTCTATTATGGGAATACTAGAATATAAAATAACAAATTTATTTCTTGTATCTGTTCAGATTGGAGCAATTTTATCAGTAGTTTTTTTGTATAGAAAAAAATTTTTTTTTCAAAAATGGGATTTTTATCTAAAAATTTTTTTAGCTAGTTTTCCTGTAGGGATTTTTGGTTTTTTTTATTCCAAAAAAACAAATTTTTTATTAGGGGATCCACTGATCGTTGCTCTATCTCTTTTTATAGGAGGATTAGTCATTTTGAAATCAGAAAATTTTTATGAAAAAAATTACCCTAATAAAAAGAACAGAATTACTTATTTCAAAGCTTTAACTATTGGATTATTTCAATGTATAGCTTTGATTCCAGGAGTATCTAGAAGTGCAACAACCATTGTTGCTTGTATGCTACAAAATGTTAATAGAAAAAAAGCTATTGAATTCTCTTTCTTTTTATCTGTTCCTGTTATTGGAATTGCTACATGTAAAAAATTATTCGACTATTATTTTCAATTAAATTCTTTTACATTTAAAGAGATAGAATTATTATTTTTAGGAAACATAGTAGCTTTCATAACTGGAATGATAGTTATCAAATGTTTTATGAAATATTTGAAAAAAAATAATTTCAGATTATTCGGATACTATAGAATCATTTTAGGGATTTTTTTTCTTGTTATACATTATTTGATTAAACCTATTGGAAAATTTTGA
- the truB gene encoding tRNA pseudouridine(55) synthase TruB, with amino-acid sequence MIKNLLEFQNGKMLLIDKPWGWTSFEIVKKIKSYILTNTPTKKANLKIGHAGTLDPLATGLLIVLTGKYTKKVDDIQNYKKTYTGIIKLGCETLSFDSETEEYNFSSTSHITTQLIRKTSKKFIGEMDQFPPYFSALKRKGKRFYEYARKGEKINLMKSRRVKIYQFHILKIGIPYIKFFIECGKGTYIRSIAQDFGKALRSGSYLLSLRRERIGNFSINSCYGLDLSEKLKFPCYLLNFIFFVPSMKSFVAFFIS; translated from the coding sequence TTGATCAAAAATTTATTAGAATTTCAAAATGGAAAAATGTTGTTAATAGATAAACCGTGGGGATGGACTTCTTTTGAAATTGTGAAAAAAATTAAAAGTTATATTCTCACGAATACTCCTACAAAAAAAGCAAATTTAAAAATAGGACACGCAGGAACTTTAGATCCTCTTGCTACAGGTTTATTAATTGTTCTAACAGGAAAATATACTAAAAAAGTAGATGATATTCAAAATTATAAAAAAACTTATACAGGGATTATCAAATTAGGCTGTGAAACTTTATCTTTTGATTCAGAAACAGAGGAATATAATTTTTCTTCCACTTCGCACATCACTACTCAACTTATTAGAAAAACATCAAAAAAATTTATAGGAGAAATGGATCAATTTCCTCCCTATTTTTCTGCCTTAAAAAGAAAAGGAAAAAGATTCTATGAATATGCTAGAAAAGGAGAAAAAATAAATTTGATGAAATCGAGACGTGTCAAAATTTATCAATTTCATATCCTAAAAATAGGAATTCCCTACATAAAATTTTTTATAGAATGTGGAAAAGGAACTTACATTAGATCTATTGCTCAAGATTTTGGAAAAGCACTCAGAAGCGGATCTTATCTACTTTCTTTAAGAAGAGAACGTATAGGAAATTTTTCTATAAATAGTTGTTATGGTTTAGATCTTTCAGAAAAATTAAAATTTCCATGTTACTTATTAAATTTTATATTTTTTGTACCATCCATGAAATCTTTTGTGGCATTCTTCATCAGTTAA
- the rpsP gene encoding 30S ribosomal protein S16 — MSVKIRLKRIGKKHKPIYHIVVADSRSPRDGKFIEKLGTYNPHTDPPSTVLKMENAVSWLMKGAQPTNTVRSIFSKNGVLLKKHLLEGVRKGVLTDEECHKRFHGWYKKYKI, encoded by the coding sequence ATGTCTGTGAAAATACGTTTAAAAAGAATAGGAAAAAAACATAAACCTATTTATCATATAGTTGTAGCTGATTCTCGTTCTCCACGAGATGGTAAATTTATTGAAAAACTAGGAACTTATAATCCTCATACGGATCCTCCTTCAACTGTATTAAAAATGGAAAACGCTGTATCCTGGTTAATGAAAGGGGCCCAACCTACCAACACGGTAAGATCCATTTTTTCTAAAAACGGTGTATTACTTAAAAAACATTTATTAGAAGGAGTTAGAAAAGGAGTTTTAACTGATGAAGAATGCCACAAAAGATTTCATGGATGGTACAAAAAATATAAAATTTAA
- a CDS encoding dicarboxylate/amino acid:cation symporter, translating to MSIGMKVKKEKILLIAFFNVLAYVLIHLFKSFLGLDKLTLCILRCFVISIFILYAFLKKDLTTWILLSIIIGIEMGLDLPKIAVELRFLSQIFLRLIKTIIAPILFSTLVVGIASHSNIKQLGSMGWKSLLYFEVVTTLALFIGLIAINVSQAGVGIVIPEGITEQQLPKVESRTWQNTIIHVFPENFIKSIYHGDVLPIVVFSVIFGISMVFLEEKKRTPILLFAESLSEIMFKFTKIIMYFAPIGVGSAIAYTVGHMGLDILYNLFQLLLTLYIALLIFLIVVLLPILLWIKVPLKGFIKALTEPVSLAFATTSSESALPLLMENLEKLGVPRKIIAFVIPTGYSFNLDGTTLYLSLATVFVAQASGIPLSFSQQIFIGLTLILTSKGVAGVPRASLVILLATVASFGLPTWPILAIIGIDELMDMARTTVNVIGNGLASCVIARSEGELDDKKMLDYVNQSDL from the coding sequence ATGAGTATTGGAATGAAAGTAAAAAAGGAAAAAATTTTATTAATAGCTTTTTTTAATGTTTTAGCATATGTATTGATTCATTTGTTCAAATCTTTTTTAGGATTGGATAAATTGACTCTTTGCATATTAAGATGCTTCGTCATATCTATTTTCATATTGTATGCCTTTCTGAAAAAAGATTTAACTACTTGGATCTTATTATCCATTATCATAGGAATAGAAATGGGATTAGATCTACCAAAAATTGCTGTAGAACTAAGATTTTTATCTCAAATATTTTTGAGATTGATAAAAACTATTATTGCTCCAATATTATTTTCAACTTTAGTAGTTGGGATAGCAAGTCATTCTAATATTAAACAATTAGGCAGCATGGGATGGAAGTCCCTATTATATTTTGAAGTCGTCACAACTTTAGCTTTATTCATTGGTCTTATTGCTATTAATGTCTCTCAAGCTGGAGTAGGCATTGTGATTCCCGAAGGAATCACAGAACAACAATTGCCAAAAGTAGAAAGTAGAACTTGGCAAAACACTATTATTCATGTATTTCCAGAAAATTTTATCAAATCTATATATCATGGAGATGTATTACCTATAGTGGTATTTTCTGTTATTTTCGGAATTTCCATGGTTTTTTTGGAAGAAAAAAAACGAACTCCTATATTACTATTTGCAGAAAGTCTTTCAGAAATCATGTTTAAATTTACTAAAATTATCATGTATTTTGCTCCTATAGGAGTAGGATCCGCTATAGCTTATACAGTAGGACATATGGGGTTGGATATTTTATATAATTTATTTCAGTTATTGTTGACTCTTTATATTGCTTTACTTATCTTTTTGATAGTTGTTTTACTTCCTATTCTTTTATGGATTAAAGTTCCTTTAAAAGGTTTTATTAAAGCATTAACTGAACCTGTATCACTTGCGTTTGCTACTACGAGTTCAGAGTCGGCCTTACCTCTACTTATGGAAAATTTAGAGAAATTAGGCGTTCCCAGAAAAATTATTGCTTTTGTGATTCCTACAGGTTATAGCTTCAATTTGGATGGGACTACTTTATATTTATCTTTAGCTACTGTTTTTGTAGCACAAGCATCTGGTATTCCTTTGAGTTTTAGTCAACAAATATTCATAGGTTTGACTTTGATTTTAACTAGCAAAGGAGTAGCAGGAGTTCCTAGAGCTTCTTTAGTTATTCTTTTAGCGACTGTTGCTTCTTTTGGATTACCCACTTGGCCTATATTAGCTATTATAGGCATAGATGAATTAATGGACATGGCTCGCACGACAGTCAATGTGATAGGAAATGGATTAGCTAGTTGTGTGATAGCTCGTTCTGAGGGAGAATTGGACGATAAAAAAATGTTAGATTATGTCAATCAAAGTGATTTGTAA
- a CDS encoding pyridoxal phosphate-dependent aminotransferase codes for MKNRLSHRLQNISYSQTIAMSAKARELKNKGYDIINLSLGEPDFLPPNFVLDAAKQAIDEGYHYYTPVSGYLELRKVICEKLYRDNHLKYTPYQIVVSTGAKQAIMNVLLSLLNQNDEVIIPAPYWVSYLQMVKLCESYPVVIQTTMKNNFKIHPKQLEKAITSKTKLFIFSTPCNPTGSVYSYQELRDLAEIFKKHPKIMILSDEIYEHICYSDEHATSIAIFPDIYNQVITLNGLSKAFSMTGWRIGYIGAPEWIAQSCDKIQGQMTSCANSIAQRAAIAALKNDPSKIGYMIKEFQKRRNLVLDLIKEIDGFQFNKPNGAFYIFPKVSDFFGKKLYGKMIQNADDFSEFLLEKAQVATVSGSAFGNHECLRISYASSEEKIIEAFTRIKKALN; via the coding sequence ATGAAAAATAGATTGTCTCATCGTTTGCAGAATATATCTTATTCGCAAACCATAGCTATGTCAGCTAAAGCCAGAGAATTAAAAAACAAAGGCTATGACATTATTAACTTAAGTTTGGGAGAACCAGATTTTTTGCCTCCTAATTTTGTTTTAGATGCTGCTAAACAAGCGATCGATGAAGGTTATCATTATTATACTCCTGTATCCGGATATTTAGAACTTAGAAAAGTAATATGCGAAAAATTATACCGTGATAATCATTTAAAATATACACCTTATCAAATTGTAGTTTCTACTGGAGCAAAACAAGCTATAATGAATGTTCTTTTATCTTTGCTGAATCAAAATGATGAAGTCATTATTCCCGCTCCTTATTGGGTTAGTTATTTACAAATGGTAAAATTATGTGAATCTTATCCTGTTGTAATCCAAACAACCATGAAAAACAATTTTAAGATTCATCCAAAACAGTTAGAAAAAGCAATAACGTCTAAAACTAAATTATTTATTTTCAGTACTCCTTGTAATCCTACAGGAAGTGTTTATTCTTATCAAGAATTAAGAGATTTAGCAGAAATTTTTAAAAAACATCCAAAAATCATGATTCTTTCTGATGAGATTTATGAACATATTTGTTACTCTGACGAACATGCTACTAGTATTGCTATATTTCCTGATATTTATAATCAAGTTATCACACTAAATGGACTCTCTAAGGCTTTTTCAATGACTGGTTGGAGAATTGGATATATCGGAGCTCCAGAATGGATTGCTCAATCTTGTGATAAAATACAGGGACAAATGACTTCTTGTGCTAATTCTATTGCACAGAGAGCAGCTATTGCTGCATTAAAAAACGATCCTAGTAAAATAGGATATATGATCAAAGAGTTTCAAAAAAGAAGAAACTTAGTTTTGGATCTGATCAAAGAAATTGATGGTTTTCAATTTAATAAACCAAATGGAGCTTTTTATATTTTTCCAAAAGTTTCAGATTTTTTTGGAAAAAAATTATATGGTAAAATGATTCAAAATGCAGATGATTTTTCTGAATTTTTACTTGAAAAAGCTCAAGTAGCTACCGTTAGTGGTAGTGCTTTTGGGAATCATGAATGTTTGCGTATTTCTTACGCTTCCTCAGAAGAAAAAATTATAGAAGCCTTCACAAGAATAAAAAAGGCATTAAATTAA
- the rsmG gene encoding 16S rRNA (guanine(527)-N(7))-methyltransferase RsmG, giving the protein MELIKKYFPDLLNQQIYKLSSLKNLYAYWNSHVNLISRKTFYDFYQQHVLFCLGIAKVFSFFPGSCVMDLGTGGGFPGIPLSIIFPHTEFILVDSIRKKIKIIEKIIYDLHLKNAHPICIRAEKLENKFDFVVTRAVTKIDIIHNWIKNKFKCKSNSKIKNGALYLKGGNLYEELKKFPHAIEYPLNHYFQEPFFITKKVIWISNI; this is encoded by the coding sequence ATGGAATTAATTAAAAAATATTTTCCAGATCTATTGAATCAGCAAATCTATAAGTTGTCTTCTTTGAAAAATTTATACGCATATTGGAATTCACATGTGAATTTAATTTCTAGAAAGACATTCTACGATTTTTATCAACAACATGTCCTTTTTTGTTTAGGAATAGCTAAAGTATTTTCTTTTTTTCCTGGATCATGTGTTATGGATTTAGGCACAGGAGGAGGATTTCCTGGAATTCCTTTATCCATAATTTTTCCTCATACAGAATTTATATTAGTCGATTCTATTCGAAAAAAAATTAAAATTATAGAAAAAATCATATATGATCTTCATTTAAAAAATGCACATCCTATTTGTATTCGTGCAGAAAAATTAGAAAATAAGTTTGATTTTGTGGTTACTCGAGCAGTCACAAAAATAGATATCATCCATAATTGGATAAAAAATAAATTTAAATGCAAATCTAATTCTAAAATCAAAAATGGAGCTTTATATCTAAAAGGAGGAAATCTTTATGAGGAATTAAAAAAATTTCCTCATGCAATAGAATATCCTTTAAATCATTATTTTCAAGAACCATTTTTTATAACTAAAAAAGTAATTTGGATTTCCAATATTTAA
- a CDS encoding amidohydrolase family protein encodes MNPKKIFIEKVKEKGGWVNAHAHLDRAYTLTKKNFKYSYFSLKKKWYLVDEMKRLATEEDIYIRMEKALEYFLMQGTQALCTFIDVDEIIEDRALNAAQKLKNNYENSIHICFANQVLKGVLDKKSKYWFDKSVEFVDIIGGLPAKDYGKEDEHLDILLKTAKKKGKIVHVHVDQFNTSKEKETEKLAKKTIEHGMQGKVVAIHSISLAAHTRAYRYETYQLMKKADLMVISCPIAWIDHTRSERLTPSHNSITPVDEMVPEGIIVAFGTDNICDIYKPFSDGNLWIELRVMLEACHYYDIDHLVEIATINGLKVLGLEDC; translated from the coding sequence ATGAATCCTAAGAAAATTTTTATAGAAAAAGTAAAAGAAAAAGGAGGATGGGTTAATGCTCATGCTCACTTAGATAGAGCTTATACTCTAACAAAAAAAAATTTCAAATATTCTTATTTTTCCCTAAAAAAAAAATGGTATCTGGTTGATGAAATGAAACGTTTAGCTACAGAAGAGGATATTTATATCCGTATGGAAAAAGCTTTGGAATATTTTTTAATGCAAGGAACACAAGCTTTGTGCACCTTTATTGATGTAGATGAAATTATTGAAGATCGAGCCTTGAATGCAGCTCAAAAATTGAAAAATAATTATGAAAATTCCATCCATATTTGTTTCGCTAATCAAGTTCTGAAAGGTGTATTGGACAAAAAGTCAAAATATTGGTTCGATAAATCAGTAGAATTTGTGGATATTATTGGTGGGTTACCCGCCAAAGATTATGGAAAAGAAGATGAACATCTAGATATTTTATTAAAAACAGCTAAAAAAAAGGGTAAAATAGTCCATGTACATGTTGATCAATTTAATACTAGCAAAGAAAAAGAAACCGAAAAATTAGCCAAAAAAACGATTGAACATGGAATGCAAGGAAAAGTAGTAGCTATACATAGTATTTCTTTAGCAGCACATACCAGAGCTTATCGTTATGAAACATATCAATTAATGAAAAAAGCAGATTTAATGGTAATCTCTTGTCCCATTGCTTGGATTGATCATACCAGAAGTGAACGTTTGACTCCTAGCCATAATTCTATCACTCCAGTGGACGAAATGGTTCCTGAAGGGATAATAGTGGCTTTTGGAACAGATAATATTTGTGATATCTACAAACCTTTTTCTGATGGAAATCTATGGATAGAATTACGTGTCATGTTAGAAGCTTGTCATTATTATGATATAGATCATTTAGTCGAAATTGCTACAATAAACGGATTAAAAGTATTAGGATTAGAGGATTGTTAA
- the lysS gene encoding lysine--tRNA ligase, with protein MSYLSEQQIIRRKKLDQLKLLGINPYPSDEYNVTDPICNILKNFTETEKETISIAGRLMRLRILGKASFGEIKDYTGCIQIYFSQDHLYSDKMGKEDTYNIFLKKLIDIGDIIGVTGFLFKTKMNEITIYAHKLTLLSKSIRPLPQVKVDKKNKKTYDAFSNTEQRYRMRYVDLIVNDHVKEIFFKRTRIIQKIRNFLDDKGYLEVDTPILQSIPGGAIARPFETYHNTLGIPLYLRIANELYLKRLIIGGFHGVYEFSRNFRNEGMDRIHNPEFTVLELYIAYKDYYWMMNFTEKLMECIWNKFQEKENNHINFQIPFPRISILDSIKKYTGFDLEKMEKEELRKVCQKLHIEENVKMSKAKLIENIFEEKCEKNYINPTFIIDYPVEMSPLTKRHRHKKNLSERFELIINGQEIANAYSELNDPIDQLNRLREQMKLSEKNTKDESMSVDQDFIRALEFGMPPTAGIGIGIDRLIMLLTQKNSIQEVLLFPQMRPEKGGKK; from the coding sequence ATGTCCTATTTATCAGAACAACAAATCATACGCAGAAAAAAATTAGATCAACTAAAATTACTAGGAATAAACCCTTATCCATCAGATGAATACAATGTAACAGATCCCATTTGTAATATACTGAAAAATTTTACAGAAACAGAAAAAGAAACTATTAGCATAGCCGGACGTTTAATGCGTTTGCGTATTTTAGGAAAAGCTTCTTTTGGAGAAATCAAAGATTACACGGGGTGTATACAAATATACTTTTCTCAAGATCATTTATACTCGGATAAAATGGGGAAAGAGGATACTTACAATATTTTTTTAAAAAAACTTATAGATATAGGAGATATTATTGGAGTGACAGGTTTTTTATTTAAAACGAAAATGAATGAAATCACTATCTATGCTCACAAATTAACTTTGTTATCCAAATCTATACGACCATTACCACAAGTCAAAGTAGATAAAAAAAATAAAAAAACATATGACGCTTTTTCCAATACTGAACAACGTTATCGTATGCGTTATGTAGATCTTATAGTAAATGATCATGTCAAAGAAATTTTCTTTAAACGTACTCGTATCATCCAGAAAATAAGAAATTTTTTGGATGATAAAGGTTATCTAGAAGTAGATACACCTATTCTACAATCTATTCCTGGAGGAGCTATAGCTCGTCCTTTTGAAACTTATCACAACACACTAGGAATTCCATTGTATTTACGTATAGCTAATGAACTTTATTTGAAAAGACTTATAATTGGTGGATTTCACGGGGTCTATGAATTTTCTAGAAATTTCAGAAATGAGGGGATGGATCGGATTCATAATCCAGAATTTACTGTACTAGAGCTTTATATAGCATATAAAGACTATTATTGGATGATGAATTTTACAGAAAAACTGATGGAGTGTATCTGGAATAAATTTCAAGAAAAAGAAAATAATCATATTAATTTTCAAATTCCTTTTCCCCGTATTTCTATATTGGATTCTATTAAAAAATATACAGGATTTGATCTAGAAAAAATGGAAAAGGAGGAGTTAAGAAAAGTATGTCAAAAATTGCATATAGAAGAAAATGTAAAAATGAGTAAAGCTAAACTGATTGAGAACATTTTTGAAGAAAAATGCGAAAAGAATTACATTAATCCTACTTTCATTATTGATTATCCAGTAGAAATGAGTCCTTTAACAAAAAGACATCGTCATAAAAAAAATTTATCAGAACGTTTTGAACTTATTATCAATGGTCAAGAAATTGCCAATGCTTATTCAGAACTTAATGATCCTATAGATCAACTTAATCGTTTACGAGAACAAATGAAGTTATCCGAAAAAAACACAAAAGATGAATCAATGTCAGTGGATCAAGATTTTATACGTGCTTTAGAATTTGGAATGCCTCCTACTGCAGGGATTGGAATTGGAATAGATCGTTTAATTATGTTACTTACTCAAAAAAACTCTATTCAAGAAGTTTTACTTTTTCCACAAATGCGTCCAGAAAAAGGAGGAAAAAAATAA
- the lipB gene encoding lipoyl(octanoyl) transferase LipB, protein MKKKILFFEDLGKKEYEETWKYQKKLFDDIIQKKVKNISYQKAGYFLFVEHPHVYTIGKNGKKDNHLLVSSDFLEKIDATFYQTDRGGDITYHGPGQLIGYPILNMDYFFTDIHKYLRLLEEVIIHFLWKNYGIKGERKKGKTGVWFHVKNGKSRKICAIGIRMSRWVTMHGFALNVNTDLRYFDYIIPCGIYDQEVTSLKKELKKNDISFQKVKRMVKKSFQEIFDVEFTPMSKKLDQ, encoded by the coding sequence ATGAAAAAAAAAATACTTTTTTTCGAAGACTTAGGAAAAAAAGAATATGAAGAAACTTGGAAATATCAGAAAAAATTATTTGATGATATTATTCAAAAAAAAGTAAAGAACATTTCTTATCAAAAAGCAGGATATTTTCTATTTGTAGAGCACCCCCATGTATATACTATAGGAAAAAATGGAAAAAAAGATAATCATTTGTTGGTTTCATCAGATTTTTTAGAAAAAATAGATGCAACTTTTTATCAAACAGACAGAGGAGGTGATATCACTTACCATGGACCTGGACAATTGATAGGATATCCCATTCTAAATATGGATTATTTTTTTACGGATATTCATAAATACCTTCGTCTTTTAGAAGAAGTCATTATCCATTTTTTATGGAAAAATTATGGAATCAAGGGAGAACGAAAAAAAGGAAAAACAGGAGTATGGTTTCATGTAAAAAACGGAAAATCAAGAAAAATATGTGCAATAGGAATTAGAATGAGTCGTTGGGTAACCATGCACGGATTTGCTTTAAATGTCAATACCGATTTACGGTATTTCGATTATATTATTCCTTGTGGAATTTACGATCAAGAAGTAACTTCTTTGAAAAAAGAATTAAAAAAGAATGATATCTCTTTTCAAAAGGTAAAACGTATGGTAAAAAAATCTTTTCAAGAGATTTTCGATGTGGAATTCACACCTATGTCAAAAAAATTGGATCAATAA